The following are from one region of the Stigmatella ashevillena genome:
- a CDS encoding PAS domain S-box protein: MGKGGELSQQGQVWLLEDSPAQAAHARRLLEPFYAVETFSDGESMLEALAQASPPPDTLLLDWQLPGTSGLEVCRFVRQMHGETHLPILMLTARGERTDFLEGLTAGANDYVAKPYDDAELLARVRTLVRIRQQAEALRVREEWFSTTLHSIGDAVIATDSTGCITFLNPVAVAVTGWTWEEVRNQPLTGIFHIINEYTRLPVENPVERVLREGHVVGLANHTLLIRKDGSEVPIDDSAAPIRDGKGALMGVVLVFRDISDKKLAETERALALSDARTAREFAERSLQETREANAALGASEERFALAFRATQDAIWDWNLVTNAVNWNPGISSLFGYSPQEVGPDATWWIEHIHPDDQQRVLHGLHAVIDSPHGQNWYAEYRYLRSDGTHAFVKNRGFVVRDTDHHAVRMVGAMQDATSQRRSLDALREREELFRGLLDATAEGIWGMDANGRCIFANPACLSLLGYSAVEEILGHDIHALTRHTRANGTPCTPETCGISIALSSGQHVGMDNEILCRKDGQRLHVRYQANPLRRDHQVVGAVVSFEDISARKAVEKERERLIREAQKLHQRTQALLVAETAARREAEKAREFEQHLAGIVSHDLRNPLSVILMSTQVMLRQDELEGRTLKAIARIQNNAELATRMVRDLLDFTQARLGGGLPIQPRPLNVHVLVRQVVEEACMSLPEREIRITADGNGEGAWDPDRITQLMTNLVTNALKYSPADTPVLVKTLGEQDAVTLEVHNKGTPIPEEAQALLFQPMQRATSQWDKQGRSVGLGLYIVENIARAHGGSVAMESTAEGGTTFRVRLPRVLPRSPPGPT; the protein is encoded by the coding sequence ATGGGCAAGGGCGGAGAGCTCTCCCAGCAGGGCCAAGTCTGGTTGCTGGAAGACAGTCCCGCCCAGGCCGCGCATGCCCGCCGCCTCTTGGAGCCCTTCTACGCCGTGGAGACGTTCTCCGACGGCGAGTCCATGCTGGAGGCGCTCGCCCAAGCCTCCCCACCGCCGGACACCCTGCTGCTCGACTGGCAATTGCCCGGCACCTCGGGCCTGGAGGTCTGCCGCTTCGTCCGCCAGATGCACGGCGAGACGCACCTGCCCATCCTCATGCTGACGGCCCGCGGAGAACGGACGGACTTCCTCGAGGGGCTCACCGCGGGGGCCAATGACTATGTGGCCAAGCCTTATGACGATGCGGAGCTGCTCGCCCGGGTGAGGACGCTGGTGCGCATCCGTCAGCAGGCCGAGGCCTTGCGCGTGCGCGAAGAGTGGTTCTCCACCACGCTGCACAGCATCGGGGATGCCGTCATCGCCACGGACTCGACGGGCTGCATCACCTTTCTCAACCCCGTGGCGGTGGCCGTGACGGGCTGGACCTGGGAGGAGGTCCGGAACCAGCCGCTCACAGGCATCTTCCACATCATCAACGAGTACACGCGCCTGCCGGTGGAAAACCCCGTGGAGCGCGTATTGCGCGAGGGGCACGTGGTGGGCCTGGCCAACCACACCCTGCTCATCCGCAAGGATGGGAGCGAGGTCCCCATCGATGACAGCGCGGCGCCCATCCGGGATGGCAAGGGCGCACTGATGGGCGTGGTCCTCGTCTTCCGCGATATCAGCGACAAGAAGCTGGCCGAGACCGAGCGCGCCCTTGCCCTCAGCGATGCGCGCACGGCCCGCGAGTTCGCCGAGCGCTCCCTCCAAGAAACCCGGGAAGCCAACGCGGCCCTGGGCGCCTCGGAGGAGCGCTTCGCGCTGGCGTTCCGGGCCACCCAAGATGCCATCTGGGACTGGAACCTGGTGACGAATGCGGTGAACTGGAACCCGGGCATCTCCAGCCTCTTCGGCTACAGCCCCCAGGAAGTGGGCCCTGATGCCACCTGGTGGATTGAGCACATCCACCCGGATGATCAACAGCGGGTCCTCCACGGCCTCCACGCCGTCATCGACTCACCGCACGGCCAGAACTGGTACGCCGAGTACCGCTACCTCCGTTCGGACGGCACCCATGCGTTCGTGAAGAACCGGGGATTTGTCGTCCGGGACACCGACCACCATGCGGTGCGCATGGTCGGCGCCATGCAAGACGCGACCAGCCAGCGCCGCTCCCTCGATGCACTGCGCGAGCGCGAGGAGCTCTTCCGGGGGCTCCTGGACGCCACCGCCGAGGGCATCTGGGGCATGGACGCGAACGGCCGCTGCATCTTCGCCAACCCCGCGTGCCTGAGCCTGCTCGGCTATTCCGCGGTGGAAGAGATCCTGGGCCACGACATCCACGCCTTGACGCGCCATACCCGGGCGAATGGAACGCCTTGCACTCCCGAGACCTGCGGCATCTCCATCGCGCTGTCCTCCGGGCAGCACGTGGGCATGGACAACGAGATCCTCTGCCGGAAGGACGGTCAGCGCTTGCACGTGCGCTATCAGGCCAACCCGCTGCGGAGAGACCACCAGGTGGTGGGCGCGGTGGTCTCTTTTGAAGACATCAGCGCGCGCAAGGCCGTGGAGAAGGAGCGTGAGCGGCTGATCCGGGAGGCGCAGAAACTGCACCAGCGGACGCAAGCGCTGCTCGTGGCCGAGACGGCGGCGCGCAGGGAAGCGGAGAAGGCACGCGAGTTCGAGCAGCACCTCGCCGGCATCGTCAGCCATGATTTGCGCAATCCCCTCAGCGTCATCCTCATGAGCACCCAGGTGATGCTGCGCCAGGACGAGTTGGAAGGGCGGACGCTCAAAGCCATCGCGCGCATCCAGAACAACGCGGAGTTGGCCACGCGCATGGTGCGTGATCTGCTGGACTTCACCCAGGCCAGACTGGGGGGAGGCCTGCCCATCCAGCCGCGTCCTCTCAACGTGCATGTCCTCGTCCGGCAGGTGGTGGAAGAGGCGTGCATGAGCCTCCCCGAGCGCGAGATTCGCATCACGGCGGATGGCAACGGCGAGGGGGCGTGGGACCCAGACCGCATCACCCAGTTGATGACGAACCTCGTGACCAACGCACTCAAGTACAGCCCTGCCGACACCCCTGTCCTGGTGAAGACCCTTGGCGAGCAGGACGCGGTCACCTTGGAAGTCCACAACAAAGGAACGCCCATCCCGGAGGAAGCCCAGGCCCTGCTGTTCCAGCCCATGCAGCGCGCCACGAGCCAGTGGGACAAGCAGGGGCGCAGCGTCGGGTTGGGCCTCTACATCGTGGAGAACATTGCGCGGGCCCATGGGGGCTCCGTGGCGATGGAGTCCACGGCCGAGGGGGGCACCACCTTCCGCGTGCGCCTGCCGCGCGTCCTGCCTCGCTCCCCCCCAGGCCCGACGTGA
- the radA gene encoding DNA repair protein RadA, giving the protein MAKAKTHYSCQACGYQTAKWLGKCPDCGAWSSLLEEAETKPDEKRPAWGASGGATKPVLLKDVSGEVEARRRTGIAEFDRVLGGGVVGGSLVLLGGDPGIGKSTLLLAALDRLARHGPVLYVSGEESLRQTKMRAERLRVEGEAIHLFAETDADRVLSAAEALKPMALVVDSIQTMYLPELGSAPGSITQVREVAGRLMAYAKRTGVPTFIVGHVTKEGSIAGPRVLEHMVDTVLYFEGERGHPFRILRAHKNRFGSTNEIGVFEMKGLGLVEVPDPSALFLAERPAGKAGSVVTSTLNGTRPLLVEVQALVAPTGYGTARRTAIGVDGNRVALLAAVLEKKEDIPLVGCDLFVNVAGGMQLSEPACDLAVCAALVSSLQNRPLDPQTLVLGEVGLAGEVRAVGQVEPRLAEAAKMGFQRVVLPSGSARRLEETKLKVVGVETLGEALSAMFD; this is encoded by the coding sequence ATGGCGAAGGCAAAGACCCATTACTCCTGCCAGGCGTGCGGGTACCAGACGGCGAAGTGGCTCGGGAAATGCCCTGACTGCGGAGCATGGAGCTCGCTGCTGGAGGAGGCGGAGACGAAACCGGACGAGAAGCGTCCCGCCTGGGGCGCCTCGGGAGGAGCCACCAAGCCCGTCCTCCTCAAGGATGTCAGTGGCGAGGTGGAAGCACGGCGGCGCACCGGCATTGCCGAGTTCGATCGGGTCCTCGGAGGGGGGGTGGTGGGCGGCTCGCTGGTGCTGCTGGGAGGAGACCCGGGCATTGGCAAGTCCACCCTGCTCCTGGCCGCGCTGGACCGGCTGGCCCGCCATGGGCCGGTGCTCTACGTCTCGGGCGAAGAGAGCCTGCGGCAGACGAAGATGCGCGCCGAGCGGCTGCGGGTAGAGGGCGAGGCCATCCACCTGTTCGCGGAAACCGACGCGGACCGGGTGCTGAGCGCCGCCGAGGCCCTCAAGCCCATGGCCCTGGTGGTGGACTCCATCCAGACGATGTACCTGCCGGAGTTGGGCAGTGCGCCGGGCAGCATCACCCAGGTGCGCGAGGTGGCCGGGCGGCTGATGGCCTACGCCAAGCGGACCGGGGTCCCCACCTTCATCGTGGGCCACGTGACGAAGGAGGGCTCCATCGCCGGCCCGCGCGTGCTGGAGCACATGGTGGACACCGTCCTCTATTTCGAAGGCGAGCGCGGCCACCCCTTCCGCATCCTCCGGGCCCACAAGAACCGATTCGGATCCACCAACGAGATTGGCGTCTTCGAGATGAAGGGGCTGGGGCTCGTGGAGGTGCCAGATCCTTCTGCCCTCTTTCTGGCGGAGCGGCCCGCGGGCAAGGCGGGCAGCGTGGTGACCTCCACGCTCAACGGCACCCGGCCCCTCCTCGTGGAGGTCCAAGCCCTGGTGGCTCCCACGGGCTATGGGACCGCTCGCCGCACGGCCATCGGCGTGGACGGCAACCGCGTGGCGCTGCTGGCCGCGGTGCTGGAAAAGAAGGAGGACATCCCGCTGGTGGGGTGCGACTTGTTCGTCAACGTGGCGGGTGGCATGCAACTGTCCGAGCCCGCGTGTGATCTGGCCGTCTGCGCGGCGCTGGTGTCCAGCCTCCAGAACAGGCCCTTGGATCCCCAGACCCTGGTGCTGGGCGAAGTGGGGCTGGCCGGCGAGGTGCGCGCCGTGGGGCAGGTGGAGCCCCGGCTCGCCGAGGCTGCGAAGATGGGCTTCCAGCGCGTGGTGTTGCCCTCTGGCAGTGCCCGGCGCTTGGAAGAGACGAAGCTCAAGGTGGTGGGCGTGGAGACACTCGGCGAAGCGCTGAGCGCCATGTTCGACTGA
- a CDS encoding GlsB/YeaQ/YmgE family stress response membrane protein, with the protein MSIIAFLVIGLLAGLLARALMPGNQSMGLLATTLLGIAGSFVGGFIGSFFNSDGRILALHPSGLIFSVIGAMVLLLLVGFAGRSRRVRI; encoded by the coding sequence ATGAGTATTATCGCGTTTTTGGTGATCGGTCTTCTGGCGGGGTTGCTTGCGCGTGCGCTCATGCCGGGCAATCAGTCCATGGGGCTTCTGGCCACCACGTTGCTGGGCATCGCCGGCTCTTTCGTGGGCGGCTTCATCGGCTCGTTCTTCAACAGCGATGGCCGCATCCTGGCCCTGCATCCCTCGGGGCTGATCTTCTCGGTGATTGGCGCGATGGTGTTGCTGCTGCTGGTGGGATTCGCGGGCCGCAGCAGGCGCGTCCGCATCTAG
- a CDS encoding cation:proton antiporter domain-containing protein, with the protein MHGAHEFLKAITLVLCVAAVTTVLFQRLRQPVVLGYIIAGLIVGPYVAFPLFADPATVQTLSEMGVILLMFSLGLEFSLRKLFSVGPTAGLTAVIQCSIMIWLGFVVGRAFGWTARESIFAGSLIAISSTTIIAKAFDEQGIRGRLRELVVGVLIVEDLIAVLLMATLTAISTGTGLSAGQLALTTGRLVAFLVGLVVVGLLVVPRAMRAVVRLNRPETTLVASVGICFAVALLAQSFGYSVALGAFLAGSLVAESGEEKVVEHLVLPVKDMFAAIFFVSVGMLIDPALIAEHWAAIVVLTVVVIVGKIVSVSLGAFLTGNGTRTSVQAGMSLAQIGEFSFIIAGLGLSLKATGEFLYPVAVAVSAITTLTTPLLIRASGPVANFVDRKLPKPLQTFVTLYGSWMEGLRAAPRQKTLGTTVRRLIGLLLLDMAVLVGLVIGTSLTIGRVSLMIEEKTGVRGSLAETLVIVGAVVLSLPFLVGVARLASRVGVTLAEVVLPRRPDRKVDLAAAPRRALTVTIQVIIVLLIGAPVIAITQPFLSGFTGALLVLVLLGALGVVFWRSATNLQGHVRAGAQLIVEALAAQSRSKEPGAEPQPLEQVHGMLPGLGEPTPVRLGDKSPAIGRTLAELNLRGQTGATVLAIQRGEEGISFPTAKEVLKLGDVLALAGTHEAVEAARSLLMPEVLAPPPDGSQVHA; encoded by the coding sequence GACGCTCTCGGAGATGGGCGTCATCCTCCTCATGTTCTCGCTCGGGCTGGAGTTCAGCCTGCGCAAGCTGTTCTCGGTAGGGCCCACGGCGGGGCTCACGGCCGTCATTCAATGCAGCATCATGATCTGGTTGGGCTTCGTCGTCGGCCGTGCTTTCGGGTGGACGGCGCGCGAGAGCATCTTCGCGGGCTCGCTCATCGCCATCTCGAGCACGACGATCATCGCCAAGGCCTTCGACGAGCAGGGGATTCGGGGCCGTTTGCGGGAGCTCGTCGTCGGCGTGCTCATCGTCGAGGATCTCATCGCGGTGCTGCTGATGGCGACCCTCACGGCCATCTCGACGGGGACGGGTCTCTCGGCAGGCCAACTGGCGCTGACCACGGGCCGCCTCGTGGCGTTCCTGGTGGGGCTCGTCGTGGTGGGGCTGCTGGTCGTTCCCCGCGCCATGCGTGCGGTTGTCCGGCTCAACCGCCCGGAGACGACGCTCGTGGCGAGCGTGGGCATCTGCTTCGCCGTGGCGCTGCTGGCCCAGTCCTTTGGCTACTCGGTCGCGCTGGGGGCCTTCCTGGCGGGCTCCCTCGTGGCTGAGTCCGGCGAGGAGAAGGTGGTGGAGCACCTGGTGCTGCCCGTGAAGGACATGTTCGCGGCCATCTTCTTCGTGTCCGTGGGCATGCTCATCGATCCGGCGCTCATCGCCGAGCACTGGGCCGCCATCGTGGTGCTGACGGTCGTGGTCATCGTCGGGAAGATTGTCAGTGTCTCGTTGGGTGCCTTCCTGACCGGAAACGGGACGCGCACGTCGGTTCAAGCGGGCATGAGCCTGGCGCAGATCGGCGAGTTCTCGTTCATCATCGCGGGGTTGGGGCTGTCGCTGAAGGCGACGGGCGAGTTCCTCTACCCGGTGGCGGTGGCCGTTTCCGCCATCACCACGCTCACCACGCCCTTGCTGATCCGCGCGTCGGGGCCCGTGGCGAACTTCGTCGACCGGAAGCTTCCCAAGCCGCTGCAGACGTTCGTGACATTATATGGAAGCTGGATGGAAGGGCTGCGCGCCGCTCCCCGCCAGAAGACGTTGGGCACCACCGTGAGGCGGCTCATCGGGCTCTTGCTGCTCGACATGGCCGTGCTCGTGGGCCTGGTCATCGGGACGTCGCTCACCATCGGGCGGGTCTCCCTGATGATCGAGGAGAAGACGGGGGTGAGGGGCTCGCTCGCGGAGACGCTGGTCATCGTGGGCGCCGTGGTCCTGTCCCTGCCATTCCTGGTGGGTGTTGCGCGCCTGGCGAGCCGGGTGGGGGTGACCCTGGCCGAGGTGGTGCTGCCCCGGCGTCCGGACCGGAAGGTGGATCTCGCGGCGGCCCCTCGGCGGGCGCTCACCGTGACGATCCAGGTGATCATCGTCCTGCTCATCGGGGCCCCGGTCATCGCCATCACCCAGCCCTTCCTGAGCGGCTTCACGGGCGCGCTGCTCGTGCTGGTGCTGCTGGGGGCGCTGGGGGTGGTTTTCTGGCGCAGCGCGACGAACCTGCAAGGGCATGTCCGGGCAGGGGCTCAACTCATCGTGGAGGCCCTCGCGGCCCAGTCACGCTCGAAGGAACCGGGGGCCGAGCCCCAGCCCCTGGAGCAGGTGCACGGCATGCTGCCTGGACTCGGGGAGCCCACGCCCGTGCGGTTGGGGGACAAGAGCCCCGCCATTGGAAGGACGCTGGCGGAGCTGAACCTCCGGGGACAGACGGGGGCCACGGTGCTCGCCATTCAGCGGGGCGAAGAGGGCATTTCCTTCCCCACGGCCAAGGAGGTGCTCAAGCTGGGAGACGTCCTCGCCTTGGCGGGTACGCATGAAGCGGTGGAGGCGGCCCGGAGCTTGCTGATGCCTGAGGTCCTGGCGCCCCCGCCGGATGGCTCGCAGGTTCACGCCTGA
- a CDS encoding pyridoxal phosphate-dependent aminotransferase produces MSGFSSRTGFSRTWNALSQALAQRRAQGLPWIDLTASNPTHVGLPSPEPGLLATPGALTYEPEPMGLGSAREAVATYLASRGTAVRAEHLLLSASTSEAYAWLFKLLCEPGDNVLVPAPSYPLFEYLARLEGVEVKPYRLPRAHGFGLDVDAVASARDARSRAVLVVNPGNPTGHFLHEGELTALASLCADTGLALLSDEVFSDFAWAPEPDRVPTVAGRPLPMLTFSLSGLSKVAGLPGLKLGWTHVGGPPERRDEALARLEWVADTFLSVGTPVQQALPAILAHVPRFQTALLERVRENRRQLLATRPRGASWDVVPAHGGWSAVLRIPLEPGEEATCLALLEAGVGVQPGYFYDFTGGAFLVLSLLPPPEVFRAALGPLTSVLEGLSPR; encoded by the coding sequence GTGAGCGGCTTCTCCTCGCGCACCGGATTCTCTCGAACGTGGAATGCCCTGTCCCAGGCCCTGGCGCAGCGCCGGGCCCAGGGGCTGCCCTGGATCGACCTCACGGCGAGCAATCCGACCCACGTGGGACTGCCCTCACCGGAGCCCGGCCTGCTGGCCACCCCGGGGGCGCTCACCTACGAGCCCGAGCCCATGGGCTTGGGCTCCGCGCGCGAGGCTGTGGCGACCTACCTGGCCTCGAGGGGCACGGCGGTCCGTGCCGAGCACTTGCTCTTGTCCGCGAGCACGAGCGAGGCCTACGCATGGCTCTTCAAGCTGCTGTGCGAGCCGGGGGACAACGTGCTCGTTCCGGCGCCCAGCTACCCGCTCTTCGAGTACCTCGCGCGCTTGGAAGGGGTGGAGGTGAAGCCCTACCGACTGCCCCGTGCACACGGTTTTGGCCTGGATGTGGACGCGGTGGCGTCCGCGCGGGACGCTCGCAGCCGCGCGGTGCTCGTCGTCAACCCAGGCAACCCCACGGGCCACTTTCTCCACGAGGGTGAGCTGACGGCCCTGGCGAGCCTGTGCGCGGACACCGGGCTGGCGTTGCTCTCGGACGAGGTGTTCTCGGACTTCGCCTGGGCGCCGGAGCCGGACCGGGTGCCCACCGTCGCGGGCCGGCCCCTACCCATGCTCACCTTCAGCCTCTCGGGGCTCTCCAAGGTGGCGGGACTGCCCGGCCTCAAGCTGGGCTGGACGCATGTGGGGGGGCCCCCCGAGAGACGGGACGAGGCGCTGGCGAGACTGGAGTGGGTGGCGGATACCTTCCTCTCCGTGGGCACGCCGGTCCAGCAGGCCCTTCCCGCGATCCTGGCGCATGTGCCGCGCTTCCAGACGGCGCTGCTGGAGCGGGTGAGGGAGAACCGGCGGCAACTGCTGGCAACCCGTCCGCGCGGTGCATCCTGGGACGTGGTACCCGCGCACGGTGGGTGGAGCGCAGTGCTGCGCATTCCCCTGGAGCCCGGCGAGGAGGCCACGTGTCTGGCGCTCCTCGAGGCGGGGGTGGGGGTGCAGCCGGGCTATTTCTACGACTTCACGGGCGGAGCGTTCCTGGTGCTCTCCCTATTGCCCCCGCCAGAGGTGTTCCGTGCCGCACTGGGCCCGCTCACCTCCGTGCTGGAGGGGCTCAGCCCCCGCTGA
- the bioB gene encoding biotin synthase BioB has product MSDAAESFHGHAHFAAPPSGVTVRHDWTLAEVRALYTLPLLELVHKAQTVHRAVFQDNKVQLCSLLSIKTGGCSEDCSYCPQAARYKTGVKAEKLMAVQEVLDAAGKARAAGATRFCMGAAWREVKDGPQFDSVLEMVKGVKALGMEACATLGMLTESQAQRLRSAGLSAYNHNLDTSAEHYGDIISTRTYEDRLNTLERVRQAGISVCSGGIIGLGESLEDRCKLLLTLANQEVHPESVPINALVAVEGTPLAGQKRVETVEMVRTIATARLLMPLAMVRLSAGRMQMNEEAQLLCMLAGANSLFFGEKLLTTGNPEYTRDMALLEKAGIQPLAPDLSRE; this is encoded by the coding sequence ATGTCCGACGCTGCCGAGTCCTTCCACGGCCACGCCCACTTCGCCGCGCCTCCTTCGGGTGTCACGGTCCGCCACGATTGGACGCTGGCGGAAGTGCGTGCCCTCTACACGCTGCCGCTGCTGGAGCTCGTTCACAAGGCGCAGACCGTCCACCGGGCGGTGTTCCAGGACAACAAGGTGCAGCTCTGCTCGCTGCTGTCCATCAAGACGGGGGGCTGCTCCGAGGACTGCTCCTATTGCCCCCAGGCCGCGCGCTACAAGACGGGCGTCAAGGCCGAGAAGCTGATGGCCGTGCAAGAGGTGTTGGATGCTGCTGGCAAGGCCCGCGCCGCCGGGGCCACCCGCTTCTGCATGGGCGCTGCCTGGCGCGAGGTGAAGGACGGTCCCCAGTTCGACAGCGTCCTGGAGATGGTCAAGGGCGTGAAGGCCCTGGGCATGGAGGCGTGCGCCACGTTGGGGATGCTCACCGAGAGCCAGGCCCAGCGCCTGCGCTCCGCGGGCCTGTCCGCGTACAACCATAACCTGGACACCTCCGCCGAGCACTACGGGGACATCATCTCCACGCGCACCTACGAGGATCGGCTCAACACCCTGGAGCGTGTGCGCCAGGCGGGCATCTCCGTGTGTTCGGGGGGCATCATCGGCCTGGGCGAGTCCCTGGAGGATCGCTGCAAGTTGCTCCTCACCCTGGCCAACCAGGAGGTCCATCCCGAGTCCGTGCCCATCAACGCGCTCGTCGCCGTGGAGGGCACGCCGCTGGCCGGACAGAAGCGCGTGGAGACGGTGGAGATGGTTCGCACCATCGCCACCGCGCGCCTGCTCATGCCCCTGGCCATGGTGCGGCTGTCGGCGGGCCGCATGCAGATGAACGAAGAGGCGCAGCTCTTGTGTATGCTCGCAGGGGCCAACTCGCTCTTCTTCGGCGAGAAGCTGCTCACCACCGGCAACCCCGAGTACACGCGCGACATGGCCTTGCTGGAGAAGGCAGGCATCCAGCCCCTCGCGCCGGACCTGTCGCGCGAGTGA
- the bioD gene encoding dethiobiotin synthase → MSRWKSCAACEAPVAEPFQLFVTGTDTGVGKTQASCALLSLLADAGLEPQGFKPYESGCERLSAPADTMALRAAARSQWPIEALCPHRFRAPLAPGIAARRLGREPRWETTLAAWERLRHGSVIVEGAGGLFVPLDSQRDIIDLIAALRLPVLLVARAGLGTLNHTALSLRALAERNVKVSAVLLSRSTPTRDPSERDNRLLLEERHGLRVLGPVPFLKDPRRRHAAFRAALGPLVPHRARGR, encoded by the coding sequence ATGTCGCGCTGGAAGTCCTGCGCGGCTTGCGAGGCACCCGTGGCTGAGCCCTTCCAACTCTTCGTGACGGGGACGGACACCGGGGTGGGAAAGACGCAGGCCTCGTGCGCGCTGCTGTCCCTGCTCGCCGATGCGGGGCTGGAGCCCCAGGGCTTCAAGCCCTACGAAAGCGGGTGTGAGCGGTTGTCCGCGCCGGCGGACACCATGGCCCTGCGCGCGGCGGCCCGGAGCCAGTGGCCCATCGAGGCGCTCTGTCCGCACCGGTTCCGGGCCCCGCTGGCCCCGGGAATCGCCGCGCGCCGCCTGGGCCGGGAGCCTCGCTGGGAGACCACCCTGGCCGCTTGGGAGCGCCTGCGCCACGGCTCGGTCATCGTCGAGGGGGCGGGCGGCCTGTTTGTTCCCCTCGATTCCCAACGGGACATCATCGATCTGATTGCCGCGTTGCGTCTGCCCGTGCTGCTGGTGGCTCGGGCGGGCCTGGGCACCCTCAACCATACAGCCCTGTCGCTGCGGGCCCTGGCCGAGCGGAACGTGAAGGTGAGCGCCGTCCTGCTGAGCCGCAGTACCCCCACGAGAGACCCTTCCGAGCGTGACAACCGCCTGTTGCTGGAGGAGCGCCACGGCCTCCGGGTGCTGGGGCCGGTGCCCTTCCTGAAGGATCCCCGGCGGCGCCATGCCGCTTTCCGCGCGGCCCTGGGTCCCTTGGTGCCTCATCGCGCGCGAGGCCGGTAA
- the bioF gene encoding 8-amino-7-oxononanoate synthase, producing the protein MSLPAESDSRPAGEGKATAWAREELEALAARGLRRFLEPLESAQGALVRVGGEALINFASNDYLGLAASPTLRAAAAAALEQYGVGTGASRLVAGDTVAHQRLEARLAAFERSEAVLLFNTGFAANTGILPALVGSGDAVFSDALNHASLVDGCRLSRARVVVYPHADVEALARALEETPARRKLVVTDTVFSMDGDHAPLAALVALCREQGAALMVDEAHATGVLGPRGAGLCEELGLSGQVDLRMGTLSKAFGGMGAYVATSRPVAELLLNRARPFVFSTALPAALCAAAEAAVDVVEGDVPLREKLWRNIRRFSEGLRALGLPAEPRSAIFPVILGEPEVALAAARHCRERGLLVKAIRPPTVPEGTSRLRFCLSAAHTEGHIDVALEVLRGLRGTRG; encoded by the coding sequence GTGAGCCTCCCCGCTGAGTCCGATTCCCGGCCGGCCGGGGAGGGGAAGGCCACCGCCTGGGCCCGGGAGGAGCTGGAGGCCTTGGCGGCGCGGGGACTGCGCCGCTTCCTGGAGCCGCTGGAGTCCGCGCAGGGAGCGCTGGTGCGCGTGGGCGGAGAGGCGCTCATCAACTTCGCCTCCAACGATTACCTGGGCCTGGCCGCTTCCCCCACGCTGCGCGCCGCCGCTGCCGCCGCCCTCGAGCAGTACGGTGTGGGCACCGGCGCCAGCCGCCTGGTGGCTGGGGACACCGTGGCCCACCAGCGCCTGGAGGCCCGTCTGGCCGCCTTCGAGCGCTCCGAGGCCGTCCTCCTCTTCAACACCGGCTTCGCCGCCAACACGGGCATCCTTCCTGCCCTGGTGGGCTCTGGGGATGCCGTCTTCTCCGATGCCCTCAACCATGCCTCCCTGGTGGATGGCTGCCGCCTGTCCCGTGCCCGTGTCGTCGTCTACCCCCACGCGGACGTCGAGGCCCTGGCCCGGGCGCTGGAAGAGACGCCCGCGCGCCGCAAGCTCGTCGTCACCGACACCGTCTTTTCCATGGACGGCGACCATGCCCCGCTGGCCGCGCTGGTGGCCCTCTGCCGCGAGCAGGGGGCCGCGCTGATGGTGGACGAGGCCCACGCCACCGGAGTGCTGGGGCCGCGCGGTGCGGGGCTGTGCGAGGAGCTGGGCTTGAGCGGACAGGTGGACCTGCGCATGGGGACGCTGAGCAAGGCGTTTGGAGGCATGGGGGCCTATGTGGCCACCTCCCGCCCCGTGGCGGAACTGCTCCTCAACCGGGCCCGCCCCTTTGTCTTCTCCACCGCGCTGCCCGCGGCCCTCTGTGCCGCCGCCGAGGCGGCCGTGGATGTGGTGGAGGGGGATGTGCCCTTGCGCGAGAAGCTCTGGCGCAACATCCGTCGCTTCTCGGAGGGCCTGCGGGCCCTGGGGCTCCCCGCCGAGCCCCGCAGCGCCATCTTCCCCGTCATCCTCGGTGAGCCGGAGGTTGCACTGGCCGCCGCCCGGCACTGCCGCGAGCGGGGATTGCTGGTGAAGGCCATTCGCCCACCCACCGTTCCCGAAGGCACCAGCCGCTTGCGCTTCTGTCTCTCCGCCGCGCACACCGAGGGACACATCGATGTCGCGCTGGAAGTCCTGCGCGGCTTGCGAGGCACCCGTGGCTGA